In Legionella lytica, one genomic interval encodes:
- a CDS encoding ABC transporter permease, giving the protein MTFEFLWTDKCFLILLALGTLTVLLSLRKQHIRRSFSMILHRPIAVSAGIILLAFLTIGVLDSIHFQSHSQSESSISVLDKILSPIDEINEKTYSAPLALYQFVTDTTLVNGVVTQFFPRLNYPAKWVSTEAEKKQVIKSKAWYSLQWSLGIGLTFFCVLLLYRYLRGVPGWRFSSTNLSVLITLILLSFFIVYGYQLSRIFHVLGTGQIGQDIFYFTVKSIRTGLIIGLLTTLFMLPLALFLGVVAGYFGGLADDIIQYVYTTLSSIPGVLLITASVLSLQTYIANHPEQFPTLARSADARLLALCLILGVTSWTSLCRLLRAEALKLREVDYVWAARALGSNWFTILRKHLLPNVMHIVVITLVLDFSFLVMAEALLSYVGVGVSPMTISWGNMINSARLELARDPVVWWPMLAAFVFMFLLVLAINLFADAVRDAFDPRQ; this is encoded by the coding sequence ATGACATTTGAATTTTTGTGGACCGATAAATGTTTTCTCATACTTCTGGCATTGGGAACGCTTACTGTTTTATTGAGTTTACGCAAACAACACATACGACGTTCATTTTCGATGATTCTGCATCGTCCTATTGCTGTCAGTGCTGGGATTATTCTTTTAGCCTTTCTCACTATAGGCGTATTAGATTCCATTCATTTCCAATCTCATAGTCAATCCGAATCCTCAATATCTGTCCTGGATAAAATCTTATCGCCAATTGATGAAATTAACGAAAAAACTTACTCAGCCCCCTTAGCCTTGTATCAATTTGTTACCGATACTACCTTAGTTAATGGCGTGGTTACCCAGTTTTTTCCTCGTTTAAATTATCCGGCAAAATGGGTAAGCACAGAGGCAGAAAAGAAACAGGTGATTAAAAGTAAGGCTTGGTATTCATTGCAATGGAGCTTAGGTATTGGTCTGACGTTCTTCTGCGTGCTTCTTCTTTATCGTTACTTGCGGGGAGTTCCTGGATGGCGATTTAGCTCCACAAATTTAAGTGTATTAATCACGTTAATCCTACTTAGTTTTTTTATCGTCTATGGTTATCAGCTATCTCGTATTTTCCACGTTTTAGGCACTGGACAAATTGGTCAGGATATTTTTTATTTTACGGTTAAAAGTATTCGCACGGGCTTAATCATTGGTTTATTAACCACACTCTTCATGCTGCCTTTGGCCTTATTTTTAGGGGTAGTTGCCGGGTATTTCGGTGGTCTTGCGGACGACATTATTCAATATGTATACACCACTTTAAGCTCTATTCCCGGAGTGTTATTAATTACCGCATCCGTATTATCACTACAAACCTACATTGCCAACCATCCCGAACAATTTCCAACCTTAGCTCGCAGTGCAGATGCTCGGTTGCTCGCCTTATGCTTGATCTTAGGGGTAACCAGTTGGACTAGTTTATGTCGTCTTTTACGGGCAGAAGCTTTGAAATTACGTGAGGTTGACTATGTTTGGGCGGCGCGTGCTTTAGGTTCTAATTGGTTTACTATTTTACGCAAACATTTATTACCGAATGTGATGCATATCGTGGTAATTACCCTGGTCCTGGATTTTAGTTTCTTAGTTATGGCTGAAGCTTTGCTGTCCTACGTTGGAGTAGGTGTGTCTCCTATGACCATTAGTTGGGGGAATATGATTAACAGTGCTCGATTGGAATTAGCGCGGGATCCTGTGGTATGGTGGCCTATGTTGGCAGCCTTTGTATTTATGTTTTTGTTGGTTCTAGCAATTAACTTATTTGCTGATGCAGTAAGAGACGCTTTTGATCCCCGACAATAA
- the hisC gene encoding histidinol-phosphate transaminase encodes MAVNYQEVPHPGIRSLVPYKPGKSIEELAREKGISDIIKLASNENPLGCSPKALAAFRDMSPHILAMYPSPANHPLIPKLAQKHQVDTNQIFVSNGSDYIYTILLNSFVLHHDKHILVHDYAFSTYAIQAQTLNIPVHSVAIHDDWHVDITAIIEACTPKTGIIFLANPNNPTGVLINQQEIQHLLNSIPESTLLVIDEAYYEFAASHNNNNSIDWLAKHPNLIITRTFSKIYGLAGLRLGYALAHPSIIDIMQRVQLPFTVNQAALTAAHAALDDHEFLQLSLKTNAEGMEQIRAGFEDLDLEYLPSACNFFTFNCKEDGMSLYNYLLDKGIIVRPLHPYKMNNYIRVTVGTQEQNARFLEALKSYYR; translated from the coding sequence ATGGCAGTTAATTATCAAGAAGTACCTCATCCAGGAATACGTTCATTGGTTCCTTATAAACCAGGAAAATCCATCGAAGAACTGGCTCGTGAGAAAGGGATTAGTGACATTATTAAATTAGCCAGCAACGAAAACCCTTTAGGATGCAGCCCTAAGGCTTTAGCAGCCTTCCGAGATATGTCGCCTCATATACTGGCAATGTATCCCTCCCCTGCGAATCATCCATTAATACCTAAATTAGCCCAAAAACATCAAGTAGATACAAATCAAATTTTCGTTAGTAATGGCTCCGATTACATCTATACCATTTTGTTAAATTCATTCGTATTACATCATGATAAACATATTCTTGTTCATGATTATGCGTTCAGTACTTATGCGATTCAGGCCCAAACATTGAACATCCCCGTCCATTCTGTTGCAATACATGATGATTGGCATGTTGATATCACCGCAATTATTGAAGCATGTACCCCCAAAACAGGCATTATTTTTTTAGCCAATCCTAATAATCCAACTGGGGTACTCATTAATCAACAAGAAATACAGCATCTGCTTAATAGCATTCCTGAAAGTACTTTATTAGTCATTGATGAAGCCTATTATGAATTTGCAGCATCGCACAATAATAACAACAGCATCGATTGGTTAGCCAAACACCCTAATCTCATCATTACGCGTACTTTCTCTAAAATCTATGGCTTAGCCGGATTACGTTTAGGTTATGCGCTGGCTCATCCATCGATTATCGACATCATGCAACGGGTACAACTCCCATTCACCGTCAATCAAGCAGCACTGACTGCGGCCCATGCAGCATTGGATGATCACGAGTTCCTCCAGCTAAGTTTGAAAACCAATGCTGAGGGAATGGAGCAAATACGTGCAGGCTTTGAAGACTTAGATCTAGAATACCTACCCTCTGCATGCAATTTCTTTACCTTTAACTGTAAGGAAGATGGGATGTCACTCTATAATTATCTTTTAGACAAAGGTATCATTGTGCGACCGCTTCATCCCTATAAAATGAATAATTACATTCGAGTAACTGTCGGTACCCAAGAACAAAATGCTCGTTTTCTTGAGGCATTGAAGAGTTACTATCGTTAA
- a CDS encoding 4a-hydroxytetrahydrobiopterin dehydratase — MTSDLSSKHCESCEGIGAALTAEQVKNLLPQLNKQWQVSADNRIIRRELSFKDFYETMAFVNALAWIANVENHHPDLEVGYNYCHVSFTTHALDGLSHNDFICAAKLDKLLLG, encoded by the coding sequence ATGACAAGTGATTTAAGCAGCAAACATTGTGAATCATGTGAAGGAATTGGGGCTGCATTGACTGCAGAGCAAGTTAAAAATTTGCTACCTCAATTGAATAAGCAATGGCAGGTTAGTGCAGATAATCGCATTATTCGACGTGAATTATCCTTTAAAGATTTTTACGAAACAATGGCTTTTGTGAATGCGCTTGCCTGGATAGCAAACGTTGAAAACCATCATCCTGATTTAGAAGTTGGTTATAACTATTGCCATGTAAGCTTTACGACTCATGCCTTAGATGGTTTAAGTCATAATGATTTTATTTGTGCCGCAAAATTAGACAAACTGTTGCTGGGTTAA
- a CDS encoding ABC transporter substrate-binding protein → MILRTGLFLILMLSSLNLTYARSWVLNNPYPQSQANERIFYTSFGEQPKTLDPALAYSSNEYLFISQIYEPLLEYDYLIRPYQLVPSTAALFPQIRYLDAQGKPLPEKSEIVPAYTVYTLRIKKGIYYQPHPALARTQDGHYLYHHLTPDYLDEYDINQLSDFAHTGTRELIADDYIYQIKRLANPAVSSPIYGLMSGYILGFKEYAKTLPGLSASTDLRNYPLAGLKKLDDYTFEITLKGQYMQFLFWLAMPFFAPMPWEANVFYSQPGMSDKNISLGWYPIGTGPFMLTINNPNRSMILEKNPNFHSQFFPLVGSEEDKKAGFLRHAGERLPLIDKIIFTLEKESIPRWNKFLQGYYDDSAISSDSFDQAIHINKHGNATLTPEMHRKGVYLTQSQEPSVHYLGFNMLDNVVGGQSERARKLRQAISIVVNEDERIAIFYNGRGNAAQGPIPPGIFGYREGQVGINPYVFEWKDGEAVRRSLSDAQKLMADAGYPGGIDPKTGKALILHYDTMTTGGPGDKAILDWVRKQFARIGIDLNVRATLYNRFQEKMRTGNAQIFSWGWSADYPDPENFLFLLYGANGKAKHGGENAANYQNPEFDRLFDLMKNRQNDATRQEIIDRMVEIVRHDAPWSWGYNTENLILAHNWVSPTKYNTIGLSSLKYVAVDVAERNRLRLEWNQPIFWPLGLLLILVLVLVVPLFIAYAKKEKQPAKRIN, encoded by the coding sequence ATGATACTAAGAACAGGATTGTTCCTGATATTGATGCTAAGTAGCCTCAATTTAACTTATGCTCGCTCTTGGGTTCTTAACAATCCTTATCCGCAAAGCCAAGCCAACGAACGTATTTTTTATACCTCTTTTGGTGAGCAACCAAAAACCTTAGATCCTGCATTAGCTTACTCGTCAAACGAATACCTATTTATTTCCCAAATTTATGAGCCTTTACTCGAATATGATTACCTGATCAGACCCTATCAATTAGTACCTTCTACAGCGGCTCTGTTTCCACAAATTAGATATTTGGATGCTCAGGGTAAACCTTTGCCCGAAAAAAGCGAAATAGTACCGGCTTATACCGTATATACCTTACGGATAAAGAAAGGGATTTATTATCAACCTCATCCCGCGTTAGCACGGACCCAAGATGGGCATTATTTGTACCACCATTTAACTCCTGACTATTTAGATGAATATGATATTAACCAGTTATCCGATTTTGCCCATACTGGCACTCGTGAGCTGATTGCAGATGATTACATTTATCAGATTAAACGTTTGGCTAATCCTGCGGTTAGTTCGCCAATTTATGGATTAATGAGTGGGTATATTCTTGGTTTTAAGGAGTATGCAAAAACACTTCCTGGACTAAGCGCGTCCACTGATTTACGAAATTATCCTTTAGCGGGACTCAAAAAACTGGATGATTATACTTTTGAAATCACCTTAAAAGGCCAATACATGCAATTCCTATTTTGGCTGGCCATGCCCTTTTTTGCGCCTATGCCCTGGGAGGCCAATGTATTTTATTCCCAACCAGGAATGAGCGATAAAAACATTTCCCTAGGCTGGTATCCTATAGGTACAGGGCCTTTTATGCTGACCATTAATAATCCTAATCGCAGTATGATTCTAGAAAAAAATCCTAATTTTCATTCGCAATTTTTCCCCCTCGTGGGTTCAGAGGAGGATAAAAAAGCGGGATTCTTGCGTCATGCAGGAGAGCGATTACCCTTAATCGATAAAATCATATTTACTTTAGAAAAAGAAAGTATTCCTCGCTGGAATAAGTTTTTACAAGGGTATTATGATGATTCCGCTATCAGCTCGGACAGTTTCGATCAGGCTATTCACATTAATAAGCACGGCAATGCCACTTTAACTCCAGAAATGCATAGGAAAGGGGTGTATTTAACGCAAAGCCAAGAACCTAGCGTTCATTATCTAGGATTTAATATGCTCGATAATGTAGTGGGTGGGCAAAGCGAGCGCGCGCGTAAATTAAGGCAAGCAATTTCTATTGTAGTCAATGAGGATGAGCGCATTGCTATTTTTTATAATGGGCGGGGAAATGCTGCTCAGGGTCCTATTCCACCAGGTATTTTTGGGTACCGGGAGGGGCAGGTGGGTATTAATCCTTATGTTTTTGAGTGGAAAGATGGCGAGGCTGTTCGACGTTCACTAAGTGATGCGCAAAAATTAATGGCTGATGCGGGCTATCCTGGAGGGATTGATCCGAAAACTGGCAAGGCACTTATCCTACATTATGATACGATGACGACTGGAGGGCCTGGTGATAAGGCGATACTGGATTGGGTGCGTAAACAATTTGCCAGGATTGGTATTGATTTGAATGTACGAGCCACTTTATATAATCGATTCCAGGAAAAAATGCGGACGGGTAATGCTCAAATATTTAGCTGGGGCTGGTCTGCGGATTATCCTGATCCGGAAAATTTCCTATTTTTGCTCTATGGCGCTAATGGGAAGGCAAAGCATGGCGGGGAAAATGCTGCGAATTACCAAAATCCTGAGTTTGACCGTTTATTTGATTTGATGAAAAATCGTCAAAACGATGCAACAAGACAAGAGATTATTGATCGAATGGTGGAAATTGTGCGTCATGATGCTCCTTGGTCTTGGGGATATAATACAGAGAATTTGATTCTGGCTCATAATTGGGTTTCTCCCACGAAGTACAACACTATTGGATTAAGTAGTTTGAAATATGTAGCGGTTGATGTGGCAGAACGTAATCGATTACGACTTGAGTGGAATCAACCCATTTTTTGGCCTTTAGGTTTATTACTGATTTTAGTTTTAGTCTTGGTTGTTCCTCTATTCATCGCCTATGCCAAGAAAGAAAAACAGCCAGCTAAGAGGATTAATTAG
- a CDS encoding ABC transporter permease, with protein sequence MMKYLVRRFFYAIPILFGINVLTFILFFMVNTPDDIARMHLGQKHVQQQVIDDWKTAHGYDLPLFFNAQKIGLEKLEATLFFQKSMRLFTFDFGMSDAGRDISQDITFRMWPSLAIAIPVLFLDVLSNIVLAMAMAFFRGTYLDLTGVIICIILMSISSLFYIIGGQYLFGKLLRLVPISGYDGGVEAFKFIILPVVVAVLGSLGAGGRWYRTLFLEEMNKDYVKTARAKGLNERKIMFKHVLKNAMLPILTGIVVIIPSLFMGSLILESFFGIPGLGSYIIDAIQQQDFAIVRAMVFLGSIMYIVGLVLTDFSYMLVDPRVKLS encoded by the coding sequence ATGATGAAGTATTTAGTACGTCGATTTTTTTATGCAATTCCCATCCTTTTTGGCATTAATGTGCTTACCTTTATTTTATTTTTTATGGTCAATACTCCTGATGATATTGCGCGAATGCATTTGGGGCAAAAGCATGTGCAACAACAAGTTATTGATGATTGGAAAACGGCCCATGGCTATGATTTACCCTTGTTTTTTAACGCGCAGAAAATCGGATTAGAAAAGCTTGAGGCGACCTTATTTTTCCAAAAATCGATGCGTTTATTTACCTTCGATTTTGGGATGTCGGATGCTGGCCGTGACATTAGTCAGGACATTACTTTTAGAATGTGGCCTAGCTTAGCTATCGCTATACCCGTTTTATTTTTAGATGTGTTAAGCAATATTGTATTGGCAATGGCGATGGCGTTTTTCCGAGGTACTTATCTTGATTTAACAGGGGTGATTATTTGCATCATTTTAATGTCTATTTCCAGTTTATTTTACATTATCGGTGGCCAATATCTGTTTGGAAAATTACTGCGCCTGGTTCCTATTTCTGGCTATGATGGGGGAGTAGAAGCATTTAAATTTATTATTCTTCCTGTGGTCGTAGCGGTATTGGGAAGTTTAGGAGCAGGTGGCCGTTGGTATCGAACTTTGTTTCTGGAAGAAATGAATAAGGATTATGTGAAGACGGCACGCGCTAAGGGTTTAAACGAACGCAAAATTATGTTTAAGCACGTGCTAAAAAATGCCATGTTGCCGATTCTTACTGGGATTGTGGTGATTATTCCCTCGCTCTTTATGGGAAGCTTAATCTTGGAGTCTTTTTTTGGTATTCCCGGTTTAGGTAGTTACATTATTGATGCGATCCAACAACAGGATTTTGCGATTGTGCGGGCTATGGTATTTCTGGGGTCAATTATGTATATCGTCGGTTTGGTATTGACCGATTTTTCTTATATGTTGGTTGATCCGCGGGTTAAGTTATCGTAA
- the dnaE gene encoding DNA polymerase III subunit alpha: MQQRFVHLRVHTEFSLVDGLVRIKPLMKALPSRGMCAVAVTDHCNLFAAVKLYKSALDSGIKPIIGSDLPCHDPLQPERISSLVLLCLNAEGYKNLTCLVSKAYQEGQHQGQPRVQNQWIEEYSAGLIALSGGKFGDIGQALLANDLELARNRARYWQNLFPNRFYLEIQRTGRPDETQYNEQLIALADELQLPLVATNDVRFIDADDFDAHEARVCIHDGYTLADPRRSKQYSAQQYLRSAEEMEALFADLPSAIQNTVEISKRCTVKLDLGNNYLPNFPIPEGSTVENYLSHLSQVGLEERLAQIFKNKSAEELAAARGEYDKRLQVELDVINNMGFPGYFLIVADFIQWAKLNGVPVGPGRGSGAGSLVAYALKITDLDPLEYELLFERFLNPERVSMPDFDIDFCMEGRDRVIDYVAEKYGRQSVSQIITFGTMAAKAVVRDVGRVLGHPYGFVDKLAKLIPFEIGITLSKAMEQEPELERRYQEEEEVKELIDLALKLEGITRNAGKHAGGVVIAPSLLTDFTAIYCEEGSTQIVSQFDKDDVEAAGLVKFDFLGLRTLTIIDWALATVNKQNQKNGLPIIDISQIPTDDEATFDLLKACKTTAVFQLESRGMKELIGRLQPDCFEDIIALVALFRPGPLQSGMVDDFIDRKHGRAAVDYPHPDLEPILKPTYGVILYQEQVMQIAQVLANYTLGAADMLRRAMGKKKPEEMAKQREIFTEGATARGVDEKVATYIFDLMEKFAGYGFNKSHSAAYALVAYQTAWLKAHYPAAFMAAVMSSDMDNTDKVVTFIDECAHMKLTVLPPLVNQSMYHFTVTDDTTIVYGLGAIKGVGENAIDCITQEREAQGIYTDLFSFCQRLDLRKVNRRVLEAMIKSGAFDAWKVERAVLTASLEKALKVAEKEHQNQSSGQFDLFTLLEDDASNQEYVECKPWSEAQRLDGEREVLGFYLTGHPADQYRREFVDFIVPISQLNPSMHKKAVICAQVSGIRKIITKRGKKLVIIGMDDSTSRMDVVVFGEVFESFTSPLAAGDMLVVEGEVAHDDFSGGVKMTASCLYNVSSARSRFARCLELRLKSEHQGMLSSIQTILKGHSGGCAVQFAYTNEHAKAQLSLAKQWYVEPSDELLGLLSNLLGDECAVMKY; the protein is encoded by the coding sequence ATGCAACAACGTTTCGTTCACCTGCGCGTTCACACGGAATTTTCACTAGTTGATGGTCTGGTGCGAATAAAGCCATTAATGAAGGCATTGCCCTCTCGGGGGATGTGCGCCGTTGCGGTCACCGATCATTGCAATTTATTTGCTGCGGTAAAATTATACAAATCCGCATTAGACTCCGGAATTAAACCGATTATTGGTAGTGACCTTCCTTGCCATGATCCTTTGCAGCCTGAGCGAATTTCATCTTTAGTACTTTTGTGCCTTAATGCGGAAGGCTATAAAAATTTGACCTGCTTAGTTTCTAAAGCATACCAAGAGGGGCAACACCAAGGGCAACCTCGCGTTCAGAATCAATGGATTGAAGAATACTCGGCAGGCTTAATTGCTTTATCCGGTGGCAAGTTTGGTGACATAGGGCAAGCCTTATTGGCTAATGATTTAGAGTTAGCTAGAAACCGTGCGCGATATTGGCAAAATCTTTTCCCCAATCGTTTTTATTTGGAAATCCAACGTACTGGTAGACCGGATGAAACTCAATACAATGAACAATTGATTGCTTTAGCTGATGAATTGCAATTGCCGTTGGTAGCAACCAATGATGTACGTTTTATTGATGCCGATGATTTTGACGCCCATGAAGCGCGTGTTTGCATTCACGATGGTTATACCTTAGCGGATCCACGCCGTAGTAAACAATACAGCGCGCAGCAGTACTTACGTTCTGCAGAAGAAATGGAGGCTTTATTTGCCGATTTGCCTTCTGCGATTCAAAATACCGTAGAAATTAGTAAACGTTGTACAGTAAAACTGGATTTAGGGAATAATTACCTACCGAACTTCCCCATTCCAGAAGGCTCTACGGTTGAAAATTATTTATCGCATCTATCCCAAGTCGGTTTGGAAGAGCGTTTAGCGCAAATATTTAAAAATAAATCGGCAGAAGAGTTAGCTGCTGCACGCGGCGAATACGACAAGCGTTTGCAAGTTGAGCTTGATGTAATTAATAACATGGGGTTCCCTGGTTACTTCCTCATCGTTGCGGATTTTATTCAATGGGCCAAACTCAATGGTGTTCCTGTAGGTCCGGGAAGGGGATCGGGTGCGGGATCCTTAGTTGCTTATGCGCTAAAAATTACTGACCTTGATCCTTTAGAGTATGAATTACTGTTTGAGCGCTTTTTGAACCCCGAGCGGGTTTCTATGCCTGACTTTGATATTGACTTTTGTATGGAAGGTCGCGACCGCGTTATTGACTACGTGGCCGAAAAATACGGTCGCCAAAGTGTGTCTCAGATCATTACGTTTGGTACTATGGCCGCCAAGGCGGTAGTACGTGATGTGGGACGAGTTTTAGGTCACCCCTATGGCTTTGTGGATAAACTGGCCAAACTCATTCCCTTTGAAATAGGAATCACTTTAAGCAAGGCGATGGAGCAGGAGCCTGAGCTAGAGCGCCGTTATCAAGAGGAAGAAGAGGTTAAGGAGCTTATTGATTTAGCGCTGAAACTGGAAGGGATTACCCGTAATGCTGGAAAGCATGCGGGGGGCGTAGTTATTGCGCCTTCCTTGCTTACTGATTTTACCGCAATCTATTGTGAAGAAGGCTCCACTCAAATTGTGAGCCAGTTCGATAAGGATGATGTTGAAGCCGCGGGTTTGGTGAAGTTTGACTTTTTGGGTTTAAGAACACTGACCATTATTGATTGGGCTTTGGCGACCGTAAATAAACAAAATCAAAAAAATGGCCTGCCTATAATCGATATCAGCCAAATTCCTACGGATGATGAAGCCACTTTTGATTTGCTCAAAGCGTGTAAAACAACCGCCGTATTCCAGCTGGAATCCCGCGGGATGAAAGAATTGATTGGTCGATTACAACCGGATTGTTTTGAAGACATCATCGCGTTGGTGGCGTTATTCCGGCCTGGACCCTTGCAATCAGGAATGGTGGATGACTTTATTGACCGTAAGCATGGGCGTGCGGCGGTTGATTATCCTCATCCTGATTTGGAACCTATTTTGAAACCAACCTATGGGGTTATTTTATACCAGGAACAGGTGATGCAGATCGCTCAGGTTCTTGCGAATTACACCTTAGGTGCTGCGGATATGTTACGTCGAGCGATGGGTAAAAAGAAACCCGAAGAGATGGCTAAACAGCGGGAAATTTTTACCGAGGGGGCTACGGCACGTGGGGTCGATGAAAAAGTCGCAACCTATATCTTCGACTTGATGGAAAAATTTGCAGGCTATGGTTTTAACAAATCGCACTCTGCTGCATATGCTTTAGTTGCGTACCAAACGGCGTGGCTTAAAGCCCATTATCCAGCAGCCTTTATGGCTGCGGTAATGTCTTCGGATATGGATAACACGGATAAAGTAGTAACTTTTATCGATGAATGCGCGCATATGAAGCTAACTGTGCTTCCTCCATTAGTTAATCAATCGATGTATCACTTCACTGTGACTGATGACACCACTATTGTCTATGGCCTTGGTGCGATTAAAGGGGTAGGGGAAAATGCGATTGATTGCATTACCCAGGAACGTGAAGCGCAAGGAATCTATACCGATTTATTTAGTTTTTGCCAACGATTGGATTTACGAAAGGTGAACCGTCGGGTGCTTGAAGCCATGATTAAAAGTGGTGCGTTTGATGCGTGGAAGGTTGAGCGTGCGGTGCTGACAGCGTCATTAGAAAAAGCATTAAAGGTTGCTGAAAAAGAGCATCAAAATCAATCCAGCGGTCAATTCGATTTATTTACCCTATTAGAAGATGATGCCAGCAACCAAGAATATGTAGAATGTAAACCCTGGTCTGAAGCACAGCGGTTGGATGGTGAGCGAGAAGTTTTAGGTTTTTATTTAACAGGCCATCCTGCAGATCAATATCGTCGCGAGTTTGTGGATTTTATAGTTCCTATAAGCCAATTAAATCCCTCCATGCATAAAAAAGCAGTAATTTGTGCTCAAGTCTCAGGTATTCGTAAGATTATTACCAAACGTGGTAAAAAATTAGTAATAATTGGTATGGATGATTCGACTTCCAGGATGGACGTGGTGGTCTTTGGGGAAGTATTTGAATCATTTACATCCCCTCTAGCAGCTGGCGACATGCTCGTAGTGGAAGGTGAGGTTGCCCACGATGATTTTAGTGGGGGAGTTAAAATGACGGCCAGTTGTCTGTATAATGTCTCCTCAGCGCGCTCAAGATTTGCCCGTTGTTTGGAATTACGTTTAAAATCAGAGCACCAGGGTATGTTGTCCTCAATTCAAACTATATTAAAAGGTCATTCAGGTGGCTGTGCCGTACAGTTTGCTTATACCAATGAGCATGCAAAGGCACAATTAAGTTTAGCGAAACAGTGGTATGTTGAACCGAGTGATGAATTATTAGGACTTTTAAGCAACTTGCTTGGTGATGAGTGTGCAGTAATGAAATATTAA